The sequence below is a genomic window from Phoenix dactylifera cultivar Barhee BC4 chromosome 16, palm_55x_up_171113_PBpolish2nd_filt_p, whole genome shotgun sequence.
GAAGTGGGTGCTGTGAAGGTGGAGGCCGTTCTTCTCCCTCTCGACAGCAGCGCGGCGGGTGGCTGGGACTTGAACTTCTTCATGGCGGAGGACGAGGCGATGGATGGGGAGAGCGGCTTCCGATGACTCCGCCGGAGGAGGTGCTGCCGTGGGTGGTGGTCCTGTTACCGCCGCCGCTGCTCACGCTGGAGGGGGGCCGCTTTGCGCGAGTCATCAATCAATCGTAGAAGCGCATGGCGAGGATTCGAGCGCAGGGGGAGAAAGAGGGAGGCAGAGAGCTCGGATGCTGAGATCGAGAGAGAGGGGTATGGGGGCAGAGGAAGAGGTGAGGGATGGGGGATGGAAGCGAGAGAGACACAGAGCGAAGAAACGAGAAATGCCCGATTCGATCCCCTTTATTCGAGGGGAAATATAATGGGTTAAGCGGTTTGGGCCCGGCGAGACCCGGGTCTCGGAACTCGCCCGAACCGGCACAAGGACACCGACACCGCATCACCTCATTAGAACAGTACGGAAATGACCACTCACTGATTCATAAGACTCACTGGTCTGGGCGATGAGTCTCTTCGGAGCAGCACATGAATATTAAAAGACAAATAAAGCTGCAGACCGAGTTATCTCTCATATTGCTAGGCACTTTGCGGCAGTTATTTGGACTAGTGCCGATGAGATTCCATTTTTATTGTACCATCTCATTTCTTCTGACTTGGCAAGCTGTATTCATGTAAGAGCTATAGGCTCATTTGGTTcacggaaaaaaaagagaaaaaatgtgATCAACGAGAaaataatgagatgcctcttatttagttggaattttcaaatgagagagtcgaaaaagttgtatttccatgaaaatataatttcacgttttataaaaaatatttttcatgaaaaatatagaaaagttACTTTCTTATGAGCCAGAAatatctccatttttattttttctaaaaaaacctTCAAAGTATTAAagacataatttttattaagaatatttccATTTTTATTGTACCATCTTATTTCTTCTGACTTGGCAGGCTATACCCACGTAAGAGCTATGGGCTCATTTGGTTCacgggaaaagaagagaaaaagtgtGATCAACGAGAaaataatgagatgcctcttgtttagtTGGAATTTTCAAATGAGAGAGACGAAAAAGCTATATTccccatggaaatatgattccacattttatggaaaaatattttccaTGAAAAACATAGAAAAGTTACTTTAAatatctccatttttattttttctaaaaaaacccTTCAAAATATTaagttataatttttattaagaatataatagaaaatataTGTAACTTTTCCAAACAAGTGGATGATCaatcaaacataagcactcttaaaatctgtcacttttccattgtcaaccaaatatgccaaaagtattttttcaagCATTCTCTTTCTAGAAATCTGTTTCTGAAGAACcatattttttgagaaaaaatattttccgcaAGCCAAATAAATTCTAtatgaatattaaaaaaaaaaaaacagaagcgTGAAACCACGGTCCTAGATAGTTGTGGATCGGAGTTGTATCTTTCGtgcaaaagaaggattcaccttccttcccGCAAATCCACCGTTGGATCCCAACCGCACAGCTCTCAAAAAGCTCCGAGCATCATCTGCACACTTCTCAAAGCGACCCCAGCGGGCGGATTCGCGCGAAGAAGGGGAATCCTTGGCGTTTCCCAGTTGAGTAAAACTTGGGATTTTCCGACTCCATCGAAACTTCTAGAGCAAATCTATGTTTATGCTTCCTTAATTCATTTAATAACCTAGAGATAACGGGATTTTATTTACGACTGATTAATGATATATATAGACTAAGCTATGCGGCTATATGCCCTGCTAGacttaattcaaattttgaatctcacATCTGTAACCTAGACGTTATAGAGTCGATATGTTAAATtataattcaaaattcaaattgggCTGACTTGCGCCCCATAGTGTAGCTGTTACGGATGAATGTATTATTGGATCTTTGTGAGGTGCTAGTATAGGTAGGCCTTTATTAGACAAACTTTTGAGGCCGTTACCGGGCTCTTTGAAGGACCTAGGTCCAAGATCTCAGATAAAGCATGTGAATTACAATCTTCATTTCACTAGTTATCTACTTCTTCTTCGCTCTCAATTTTCCTTTGCTCACACCTAGAGGTGGCAAACAGGTTGGGTTGAGTCAGAGCTGTGTTGGATGCAGGTTGAGTCAAAAATTCGTCAACCTAAATTCAACTtatttattaaacgggtcaaattttcaaatttgaagcaggcttgtttattaaatagatcactcgacccgacccatataacccatttattaaataagtcAAGACATGTTACATAGATTAGATGGGTTTCTAACTagttaaatagattttaaaGAAGTTAAAAATGTTAAGCTGGTTGGTTTAAACACGTTAGAAATGGATTAAGCATGTTTCAAATAAGTTAAATGGGTTTTAAACAGGATAAACAAGTCAGGTcataatctatttaataaataggtttagATGGGTTGGCCCATTTACAACTTAAATCTTCTTATATTAAACCCAAACTTGCTTAAAACGAGTCGTTCACGAGTCGAATTGAGGAGTTGCGTTATAAATTGCCACTCTTGCTCACActgctttcattttctctccttctctttatTCTCCTCCTCATGGGCAACTAAAAGAAGTTATTAGGTTAGAAGCTCATTATATCTCAGGACGATATTGATCGAATACTTGCATAAAAGGATGATTTCGTTCCGAAGGTAGTGTTCCTCCACAGTTCGTTTTAGGCATgcatttcattttttcttttttaaaaattttatttatttaattatttgcaAATTTAGCAATTTCTTTTGCATAATTGCTGGAACAATCTCCAAGTAGGTCTTTCATAAATTTGTGCAaatattatttcaaacttatgcAATTGTCATGTAAAACTTATTTTATTATGCAGGATCTTTGTTATGATGCAATAGAAGAGGTTGGATTTGTTATTTAGGAGATGATGGGCACGCTATCAAAAAGACCATGATGGTTGGACTATTCTTTTTTGTtctcttttcttaatttttttttttgctgagacTTCAGATCAGAAAAAATGGCAGTCAAAGGTTACAAGAGGGTAGGACACCAtaagagagaggagaaaatgGATGGTGCTCTGGGATACGCTGAGAAGGGCAAGGAGGGTGAGAAAGAGGTGGAAGGAGATGCGAAAGACGATGGGTTAAGGAAATTGATGGTTTGGCAATAACGACGGTCACCGAGAAGGAGGAGGATgacgaaaagagagagaggatggtGATGAGAAATCAGAGAAAATGATGAAAAATGGAAGGGTTGAGGGAAAGAATTTGTGTTTATCAACATGGCATTTGAAAAATCCAAATTCAAAATATCAATGACATTTTTGTTCGAGCATCAAGATTTTTTATCATGATATAATAACAAAAGAAATATTGAATTAGATATTAAAAAAAGTGGGTTTAATTTTTCTACAAATTCTTCATTTATTATGCAAACAGAACTCCCTCATAAGCATTAAGCATTGACTACTTTTGTCCGCGATTCTACATGATATGCttatctttttgattttttgtataaataccctcttaaatatcgaattttgcacgaaaatccttccaaaattaatatttgtatgaataccctcgtaaaatacttgttttgctatgctattctttttttttatttttgtttttgtataCGTGCTCACGCCATCTAAtgctattaaaaaattaataattttaaattaaaaataactaaaatacccttaataggAAGATGTGCAAAAATAAATGTTTATAAGGCAATCGCGATGGAGGACAaaataataatttcaaaattttattttatttttaattaaaataaatatgatttttattaacggtgttagaaaaatcgttatattaggagcatttgtgaaaaacagtgttttatgatagtataaaaataaatataaattttaaaaaaatatctagatagatttgaatttttaaaaagttatttattcaaaaaaaaaatctttcatttCTCCCTCCCTTCCGAGTCCCGTGCATTGCACGAGCTCTTTGAATACCCTTCGGTGAGGCATGTCAAGAACCATGAGCTCCAAATTTTCGAGGCACGTTCCACACACGTGATAGTCGGGTGTAATACAAACTCCGAAAGGAAGCGCATCGGCGAACCTAACTTGATGACACCTGTCCTGGGTACGGTCTAGGAGGAGGCCCTGCAGCCCAACTGATTTCCAGCTCCAAAGACGAAGAGGGCGCGCAAAATGGCGGGCAAAATTCCGTTCATTCAATCCTTCTCTCCATCCCCTTGAAGAACCGAGCGGCACTTCCATCCCCATCCAAAGCCAGGCATGGTTTTCCTCCAGCGCAGCGCTCCTCCCAATCCTCGCAAGAGGCCTGCCCCTCTCCCGGGACCCCAACCCGCCTCTTCCGCCCTCCGCGGCGACCGtagcccccctcctcctcctcccgccATCGGGGCCGCCGACCCCAGGAGCAGCAGCGCCGGCAGCAAAGGCAAAGGCAAGGCGatcggaggaggagaagagggggaCCAGCGGCACATCGGCACCATGATCTCGCTTCTCGCCGACGCCGGATGCACCCTCTGCGTCCCCCACGAcggtcctccctccctcccagcCGACCCCCACAAGCTCCGCCGCCACCTCGAGAGCCGCCTCTCCTGCgactccttcctcctctcccattTCCTCTCCGGTTTCTCCTCCTACGTCCAAAACTCACAGAACCTCCGAAGGTACAATCTTTATTCCCTAATCGTCTTCCTCTCTTTTGCTTCTTTTAATATTAACCTACTTTCCTTTCGATCCAGGGTTTTGATTCCGGCCTCCCAAGACGGCAGACCATCAAGAGGGGAGAGCCTAGTGAGGCTTCTCCTCTTGGTGGCACCAGTCCAGCCCCAGCTCCAGCAGCTGCTCCTTGAGAAGCTCCCAGAGTACTTTGATGCTGCCGCCGCCGGCCATTTGTCGCTCAATGATGACGTTGCAAGGCTCATCATCAACCAGTTCCGGTGGCTCGATTTCCTTGTTGATGCCGAGGGCTTCTCTGAgaagctgatggaggtcctttccATCTCCCCTCCCCAGCTGAAGAAGGAGATCATTGGTTCCCTTCCGGAGATCATTGGCGACCAGAACCATGGCACCGTCGTTGCTGCCCTCGAGCGAATTCTGCAGGAGGACTCGGAGGTCATTGCGCCCGTGCTCGACTCCTTCTCCGATCTGAACTTGGATGACCAGTTACAGGAGCAGGTTTCGGAGCTTTCGCTAGTTCTTTATTAATCAAACtgccattcttttcttttctgggATCCTTGGTATTGCTGCAGTTATGAGTGCTCAATCCTTTCAGCACTGTTTTTTTTTGACTGAATTTTATGACCTTTGGTTGTTTATATTCTTGAAGGCCGTCACCATTGCCATATCTTGCATTAGAACGGTTGATGGGGAGCACACGCCCCATTTACTTAGGTTCCTTCTACTTTCTGCAACCCCAACAAATGTTAGGAGGATAATCTCACAGATTCGCGAGCAAGTAAAATTTGTAGGAGTGGTTGATTCGCGAGCTGCCCGGAACAAGAAGCTTAAAGGCAAATCGCTGGCTGATAGCACTGAGGCCTCAATCCTTGATGCTTTGAGATCAAGTCTTCGATTTAAAAATGTACGGCATCTAGCTTGTTCAATTTAACCTCGGGTtttctatttgaatattgattTATTGGAACCTTCTCATTCACTTTGGGTGCAGATCCTTTGTGAGGCTTTTCTGAAGGAGCTGAAGTCTATTGACCAGCCACGTGACCACAAGGTCATTGATGTCTGGATCCTTATGATCATATACGCGAATGGAGGCTCCCTGCAAAAGGGTGCAGAGAAAATATTCAAAAAGAAGATTGTGGATGCTGTCTTTCGTGAAGCTCTTTTTGGTCAATGTATTCATGGTCACCGAGAATTAGTAAAGGTAAGGGGTTTTCTTCCCCTCTATTTTGATCCTCAAATAGCTCATTCCCACATAGAAACTATCTTTGTTCATGCTGTTCACAAGAGCTTACCTTCTGCATCTTTTGTGCATTCAGGACTACTTTTCATCATTTCTTTCAGTAACTGAGTACTTGTTGGCATGCAAAGAACAACAAGCAAGAGATTTTGGCATCTACCTGTACACATCACTCTTTGAAGAGTTCACTGATACTTACTCAAGACAAGAGGTAAATATTACCAACTTTCATCATTCGTACGTAAGGCTGGGCTTGATCTATCTTGCATATCCAGAAGCCCTATATTTTAAGGTTTGTCTTGGACACCACAACCATAAATTTAGCAAGGGAggaatatacacacatatatataattttgcaAAATTAGTTAGAGATACGTGCTGTTTGTCCTACACATAACTGTCCAAGATGCTGTGGATGTGACATTATTTATTATTTCAGACTTCAGAAAAATGAATATATACTTACAGATTTCTAAATTCTATTTTATGTCAATCAGGTTCTAGGTGCATTAGTCACACATATAGGTTCTGGGGTTGGTTATGAAGTTAGTTCTGCTTTGGAAACCATGATCTTGCTGACATCAAAGTACTCTGAGGAGCTGATCCCAATTTCTTCTCATATAAGCGGTATTTTGAATAGCCTAATTATAGCTTTATATGCAATTAATAGTACAACATGCATTTCACAAATTAGTGTCATCATGTTTTATGATGCAGGTGTCTTAGACTACTTAGACGGGTTTCATGAGGATAATCTTCACAAGGTTTTAAATCTTctgatatttttcttttgaaagcaTGCTATATTTCTCCACCAACTGATATACTACTGCTTTCCACATTGTAGGTCTATGAAGTTTTCTGTCATTTAGCATTATCTGCTCGCTCAAATGCTAATTCACTTGGCTCTAAAATTGGAAATGAGCTTTTGATGATTGTAAGGAAGCAGGTATGGGTAAACAATACATGATTCAGATGGCACTTTGTTCAATTGCATTCTCTCCTCTTTGGAAGTAGGAACGGGTAAAGGAATTTTGCTATACTTGTTTCTCTTGGTGTTGTCATCACCTACATGCACAGGTTAGCAATCCAGACAATAAGTACAGAAAGATGGGAATAATTGGAACTTTAAAGATAGTTTCTACTTTGGGGGATGTGAATGCTGCAACCAATTTCTCATCTTCTCAGGTCTGCTCATGTATTATTATGAACAAGCATCCTTTATAAATGTATGGATCCTAGAACGCGAGAatacttttcttatttattatTACATATTTTTAGTATTACATATTTTTGATGCTTTACACAGATGTTTAGTTGATCTACTGTTTGGTATTTTTAAGCACTCTAACAGATTCACCAGCTTGACAGTACTTCtgtttgctctctgacttttgccaaGTCAGCAATACCATTGAATTTTCATaatatgttttctttaaaatttgaACCAAGAAATAGAAAGTTTAGATTGCAAAAATGTGGGATATGAAGGCGTAGATTTTCCACCCTTTTTGGTGGAGACTTAATGTCCTAAGCCTGGATCAGTATAAGGCTCAATTGCCTCAAATGgctttttcattttcttgaaTATCTTTATATACATTGGCATGCATGCACCCAACCATGAAGTGATATTTTCGAGCATCCATATAGTACTACATGTAACTTATGATAGGAATTTGAAGTTTCCCATCTTTGATGCTATTCTCTATTTCCCATATACCAACACCATTTATTATTTggttgcttttatcatgtaagaCAAGAATCCGAAATGGACTGGAGAAGAAATGTTCTATGTGATAAGGTTTATCATCAACACATGAAAGGTCacattctaattttattttccttATAAGTGAAATATTCATCTAAGtgtttctacctctaaaatgaACCACCAGTTTCATGAACTACAGAACTCTCTGCTAAGTCTCAGTTATGACTGATGAACATTATGTATGGTAAAAGTAATGTTTTTTCTCCTTAAATTACAGGTAGGAATAGAGCGACATACCTTCTAGATATTAATTGACTTTGGTTAGCTAAAGGAAACTTGTCTATAGTGCTATAGGAGGCTTGTCTTTTAATTTTGCTAACATTCTGCTTGAGGACATTGGGCATGTAGGGCATTCTTAATCACATATATGGTCTTGAAATGATTATTGGTATTTGAATAATAATTGAGGCAAGAGCTCTTTTGAGGTGCTTAGAGGATGAGCATACTTTGACCTTTTGAATATGTAATGcatattgttttttcttttttcttcaaaagttttgtaacaacctaggacctcactcaaaaagactagctaaaaggtattatttggattttttgatcctatataagtacccaagatctactcagtgcataactgatgtgggactaaacacatgtccgcatggtcctcacatactttccCCGTTTAAGACATGGTGTCTCGCTAGGCTAAGGGTATAGAtctattcaaatccaatcacaaacacataATCAGCCTATGGTCAACCCAATGGACctatgctgcagtgtcccctagttcacATGGGCTATAGGCCGGGTTTGctatgataccatttgtaacaacctaggatctCACTAAAAAAAgatagccggaagatattatttggtttctttgattctatataagtacccaaaatctacctagtgcatagccgatgtgggactaaacacataatTGCATGGTCCTCACAAGTTCTAACCAAATTTACAAAATTAATATCTTTGAATCATGTGTTCACAAGAATTTTGCATCTTGCAAGACATTCAAAATATCATAATGTGGTCTTTATGTGACTCTGAGAGTTATCCTTTTGAAAATGTCAGTGGATAgcatccttcttttttcttttttctttttatttttttctttgcaaCTTTGTTAGTTCAATACATGTTTTCGAAATGCATACAAAAATGTTATCCTTTCTTCTCAATAATTCTGCAATGCTTAAGTCACAATCAACCATGACACCCCCAGTTTAGTTAACTCAACTCATCTATCTCAAACAAAAATTTCAGCCATCTAGTATCCCAGATGGTAAGTTGTTTGATAACTTGCGAAAGATTAAGAATCAGAGAACCGGATCAACtagtctctctctctgtctctcgtaAGACTCGGAATAGTCTTAACTTAAAAGCATATCATCATTCTTTATGAAAAAAGGCATATCATCCTTGaacttagagtgctgaactctCCCTGGATGTACAATTGATGCCTGTATAGGCCACCATGGTGTCACATGCTTTGTTATGCTTTGTGGGCTCGTTCCAACAGGAAAATCATGATATTGTCAGGTTTACTCATTTCTTAATCGTATATCCTGGAGGATGGAATTTCTGCTTTCCattaagaaaacaaagaaaattacAATTCTGATATTTACACTGACAATTCTGTTGCATCTCCTGTATACAGAAATCGAATTGTGAAGAGGCTCTTGAACTGCTGCAATTGTCTTTAGACTCATGCAAATTGGAGACATTGCCATTAATCCTTCTATATGATGAACTGATTGCTTTGTTGGAGCATAGTACTCTTCAGCCGGCAATCATTGAGTGGTGTGTGGGTTTTTAACAATCTAAGCAATTTTGCCATGTACTTTTGAAGATTCCAATAGAAAATCTCAGTTTGGTTGTCTGTGAGATTTATCAAAACATATAATAATAAAGCATGATTCTTTGTAAAATAGACTTTGTTAAAACAGAAATGGACCTGTTTTTCCACCGAACTAACTTTGTGAGGCTTATGACCTGTCTGCTTTTCCAAAATATGCTTGTAAAAAGTAACCACATGTATTTTCAAACCTGGTTTAGTGAAACATGCAGTCCTGTTTCTGTAATGATTTGTCTGGTTATTCTTTTTCGAGTTCTGGATGTGATGTAGAAGaataacttttattgataatttttGTCCTGTAGGATTGGCAAGCATGTTGGGGAGTTTGAGTCACTGTTTCTGGCTGATCTTGAGGGAGGCCAGTTACCCTTGAAGGACTCATCCAATGATATAGGAGGCTGGTTACTGGAACTTACACTATAATTTGCTTCAGCCATGAAATGCAATAAGCATTAGGAACTGCTATATATTCTGATTAATGGGAGCAAGAGGCTCAACTTATAATACACTTTTTTCAGTTTCAGGAGACTTATGGATGAATTTGGATGGGGATCTATCTCCTTTATGCCTGAATATCTTGTCATTACTTTCCTCTTCCTTGCAACAGTAATGATTTACCTTCATGTCTCTAtgattttcttcattagtagttTCACTTTAATTATATCCCGCAATTCAGAACATGTCTCTCTCTAATGTTGATAATTGTTGGTTTCAGATGTTCATCCTCTCTGCAAATTCTTCCTTCTCAGTTTTCATTATTATCCTCTGTCAGTAATGATTTCTTCGaccttgatataaatttttagactttgaaagattaaaaaaaaacaacttgaACTCATTGTTTCCCTTTCTGTGAAAAGATCGAAAGGTTGACAAATCAAGGATCTCTTGGTGGAATTGATGCCCTTCTTGGCTGCCCTTTGTATCTTCCTTCTCCTCAGGTAAGATGCATGGTGCTCTAGCCAGATAATCATCTTTTCATCGAGTTATTTTGTGTAACACTATCATAATTTTAAGGATTGTAGCATGTTATTGATTTCATAAGAGTATTGGatcttttttaaataaaaaaatacctaCATTGTAAGATTAGTTTGAAAGATGCACAGGGACACAATCAACAAGACCTATTccacatatttttgtttttttcccaAGAAGAAAGATGGGAAACCCCATCAATTGATTTCATGAAAATTGGAATGATATTTGTGGTTGGTTTATGGACACTAGTTTGCAAATGATTCCTATCCAACCTTCATATGCGGTGGAAATTGCTCCAAATCCCTTTGCGCTTCTTCTTACTGGATTGAGCTATAGGTTCTACCAAAAGGATAGGGTTTCAAGGTAGAGCATAATTTCTCCAACTACAAATTGTGTTGTGGTGTTGGTTTCAAGTTTCAACTACATGAGTGTAGATATTGTGCTtgtctccccccccccccaaaaaaaaaaaaaatccctcctctcctcttttcATTAGATGCTTTCTTTGTATAGGAAACCTATCATTTTATGAGTAAAAAAAGTGAGATAAGATAATGGAACTATGGCTCACATTTTAGCTCATCTGGTTAATTCAGGTCATCTGTTATTCACtttcttattctttcttcttgcaagctCCTATGAGATGGTTTGATTGCACACTAGCATTTTGCATCTCACATGGATTTATGCACATATGATATGTTTGCTTCTTTTTGCTATATCTTCATCTACATGTTTGATTCCTTTTTTTGTTGCTAGCCATTATTTCCTTATTTTTGTTTGAAGAAGTTAATGGAGTAATACcaatgctttataaattttgattAATGCAAGGAAACACTTTTTGAGTCCCTCTACAAGTTGTGTTCATACTAAATTCTGTCTTATCTGCACTATCCAAAACTAAACCTATTAAAAGATCTAGTTAATAATTCACATGCATGTCTTAATCTGGTGGTTAAACATGCAACAAGACCCATCAAAATACTACATTTGATTTGTTGGAAAAGATAGAATAAACCCATAAATATGATATTGAAACTAGAGTGGAATTGGATCTTACAGGTCACTAAAGTAGTTACCTCCTCCTCAAAAGCTAGTTACTTTCAAGAAAGCTAAAAACTACCATTGAGGAAACCATAGGTCAACCAAAGCTATATTTTGTGGTGATCTCATGTCAAATAGCCAATGCCAAATGTATAATAACTTTTGATGAAGTCAAGAACTTGGATCATGTAGCAAATTTTCTACTATTATGATCTTAGTGCTCATCCAAAATGCTAGTAACATTAACAGAACATATTGGAGCATCAATGTTATTTGGCATTCCAAAATTGATCATCTAATTAATGTATCAAGTTTATCTTTGTTTAAAGATGTCAGGTTACAtgccttcttttttatttgtttactTAGTCCCAAGTGAAACTTTAGTGTATGGAACAACTAAAAGGAGAGTCTTGAGTCACGAGTTGTATGGTATGAGTTTGCGTTGTTGAGGAAGAaagtttctctcttttctcttctctctctcttcttctctccaatgccttcttttcctctctctcccttctctgtttttcctttctattcttcccttccttcatcttgTCCTTTCTGTTAGTCAGTTGAAATCTGAAACATATCCTAAAACTAGATGATTGGTCAAGACCAACCTTTCCTCTTTAACCCCCAACAACATAGCGGAGCAGCGCCCAGGAGGCAAGCTACTCCCATCATATGAAATGGGTTCAACGTCCTATTTTGAAacccgtggaagaagaggatgaatcgAAATATAGCTGCTATGCCAAAACAGGGTGCAAAGAACCTAAAGCCCTTCTTTCTTTAAAGTTCCTCCCAGATACATGGCTTAACTTACATACCCGGGCCCGGCTCAACATTCTTGGATCAGCCCGACCCTCACTCTGCAAGCGCATTAGCATCCTGGTATTGTTCTAAAATGCCAAACTGTTCCTAGAGTTAGGATGGTAGCGCCTTGGTACTATACTGACCCGAGACAAAATTGTTATGGGGCTcagtaaaaatattttaaacattGGTTCATCTTAACCCCACTATTCAATGTTGATAGCGGTTTGGTGGTTGGGGTTTTAGCGACCTTTCAACTAAGATGTTCCATTATGCACATGTAACGTCTATGCAAATCCTTAAGtgagaagcaaaagaaaaaatttatgtGCATGAAGATCATATTGTATAATTTAGTTGTGGAGATAAGATAATGATGCTTGAATCACCAAAAATCATTTGTTGTACTACTTGCAGAAGGCTAAGAAAGCCTCTAACAAACTCTAAGAACCACATATTGTCGGCTCTCAGCTCTTATTTTCCAATACTAGGAGCGGACGTAGATGCAGGGAAGCAGATATTTTAAGAACAATTGAAGTAAGAAAGAACTTTGAAAAAGGATGCAGGTTGAAGATTCAAGCAAATTTTGAAGGGGATGCATTACCCTAGGTAGAAGATTCTAGTTAGTGACTAAGTCTCAAGTGCCATATTTTCATCCACAACTAAATTAGGTGCGAGAAAGTCCTGCCAGAAGACCTAGACTGCTAGATAGTTGATTGGTAGGATGGGAACTTGCCTCGATGGTaatgctttttttctttccttttttcttaatAGAAGGGCTCATGAGCAATGAACTACACAACGGGTGGTAGCCCTCTGCCAAGTATCCCTAATGCCCAAATCTGGTGAAGGCGGGATTTCAATCCTAGGTCACTTGGTCCAGTTGTCAAGGACCTATCGGCTTTATAAGCTGGCACCTTTTGATCAtgcatttcaaatttttttaaggACATGGATGGATGTAGATTGAAGAGTAAAAAGACTGTCTAATATAGAGAGCTGTAATATCCATAGGACACAAGATGAAAAACCAAGAAATTATTCCACAGTAAAGCCAAAAATGTTATATACAACAATGTTGCAAATGTCAGTAATGCCAACATGTCGTTATGTGCCTCTAagtgatatttttcttttctttttttaagggAATGCACcctaaaattttgaattctaaa
It includes:
- the LOC103705740 gene encoding Fanconi anemia group D2 protein homolog; amino-acid sequence: MVFLQRSAPPNPRKRPAPLPGPQPASSALRGDRSPPPPPPAIGAADPRSSSAGSKGKGKAIGGGEEGDQRHIGTMISLLADAGCTLCVPHDGPPSLPADPHKLRRHLESRLSCDSFLLSHFLSGFSSYVQNSQNLRRVLIPASQDGRPSRGESLVRLLLLVAPVQPQLQQLLLEKLPEYFDAAAAGHLSLNDDVARLIINQFRWLDFLVDAEGFSEKLMEVLSISPPQLKKEIIGSLPEIIGDQNHGTVVAALERILQEDSEVIAPVLDSFSDLNLDDQLQEQAVTIAISCIRTVDGEHTPHLLRFLLLSATPTNVRRIISQIREQVKFVGVVDSRAARNKKLKGKSLADSTEASILDALRSSLRFKNILCEAFLKELKSIDQPRDHKVIDVWILMIIYANGGSLQKGAEKIFKKKIVDAVFREALFGQCIHGHRELVKDYFSSFLSVTEYLLACKEQQARDFGIYLYTSLFEEFTDTYSRQEVLGALVTHIGSGVGYEVSSALETMILLTSKYSEELIPISSHISGVLDYLDGFHEDNLHKVYEVFCHLALSARSNANSLGSKIGNELLMIVRKQVSNPDNKYRKMGIIGTLKIVSTLGDVNAATNFSSSQKSNCEEALELLQLSLDSCKLETLPLILLYDELIALLEHSTLQPAIIEWIGKHVGEFESLFLADLEGGQLPLKDSSNDIGVSGDLWMNLDGDLSPLCLNILSLLSSSLQQCSSSLQILPSQFSLLSSIERLTNQGSLGGIDALLGCPLYLPSPQYLVGAHWKKLTGKKKKMVCFSLYYAINWMRELLNAFSTQVAGRVDCIMQATKDETLAKLLKRLRNLVLMEGLLNASLKSYPLSLPELHYFVENSGSPLLSKHDYSKQQEKRSAENTSPNKRKRKRDLNSEKLDPDGKLKQPTIMDALKRAGAIISQDASNGSSPEPSSKVKICCDHEAMDSNEFGLVDISAAPLTLESQRFKFRPLLVDCLSMLTFSETRDSCCSDPAAEMPLHLYLLRDFHNKLDCLNPPSKQFATACLAKAPPGCCRIKTNEFLSKIRPVFSSLRRHLDCALSMLKDGFETCQDHWKSHSSSAGNPDIPYLVVSKSSVASSVFREVLCCYSKLISLPDIFLQTNLPILRDLLEAFQPVETLDHFFSGIQPFPSPGHIDYLYCGVYSFFEGVMSTAHSFSFLIASEVLLTLQSVVSSIATLLDKCSEGNGKNMHVGCSQKILPFLQSRLGFSARELLVHHPGSEDTENGWKSKGDIIQKTLQIYLKNSKSSSDLLGELACTILPQVPKCKTKNTQETTHGFPTLCPTMFLTWYRVLHEENLDVLIKMVKEVRLKTRADVQQEDLNKVFVKLRQSVNVVVSLVTMCKDHDKVAMHAMAVKYGGKFVDIFLKAFDFLHDHFQEHNDIIIQTVRELQKATRIIQTLCSEAKGSKRTMVTSKVPATKRSLERFVFHVKALFHNTSSGCSFWMGNLKHKDLSGHVISSQVYDNGNDDIIIEAENPMETEPRVPADDSSQGDDGN